AAAAAAGATGCACAATTACAGTGGTGTGAAAGATTCACCAACGCGTAAGACATTATAAAGCATCTTAAATTTAAATCGCGATGAAGTATTGTGTTATTTGTTGtttaagtttgtgttttttttatcgATTAAGCTACTAGGAGAAGTGGAAGgctattgaaattaaaaaacaagCAAGATCCACAGCAAATggtaattgaaaataaaaattctaaTGCGtctgaagtttttttttttttttttttttttctttttttcggTAGGTATTTGAACCTTGTTTTAGCATTAGTATAAATGTTTTGGAGGTTCACAAAATGGCTGATGTGaggtttttatgaattttaatggAGTTTTAGATGTATAATCAGTGAATAATGATGTTCGTGAAGCGTAATGTGGCTTAAGTGAGTTTATTGAATTTAACTATAGTGTTGTGAAGCATGATACATCATAGTTTTTTAGGTATTAAATCTTTGGCTGTGGATCACAAATTAGCATGAAAAGACTGTTTGTGCATCGTATTGTGGCATAAGTGAGTTTATTGTATTTAACTGTTCATGAGAATAGTGATGTGCGTGCATCGTATTGTGGTTTTTTGGTGCATCGTGAGTAAACTGAATTTAGTTGTTGCTTTGTGAATCAAATTACATCATAGTATTTAGTTTTTTCAATTTAGGGATGTGGATCATAAAGTATCCTGAAAATAGTGATGTTCGTGTATCGTAATGTGGATTTTGGTGATGTGGATCATAAAACATCAATCATAACGAAGCAGTAATAGACACCAACTGAAATAAGAAAGGGAAACAAAATTACTCGAATCACCACACCGCCTAAATCTAATATAACGTCAACATATCTTCAAATACATCAAAAAAATTATTCTTAGCAGTTGACCCACAACGAATCTTTTGATGTGAGGCGTAGCCATGTTCAGTGCGATAATCAATAGGCTTCCATGCCATTTCTCTTCTcgttaatcaaatatatatacgaaattACATATACTAAATATGGAGAGATTTTACTAATTGATCCTGTCACCTATACAGAAGAGATCACGCCTAAATATATGATTGCTATTAATTGTGATTGCCATTATTCATGACTCCTGGGTTATAATCAATTGACCCACATCAATGgcttcatatttttataaattagatACAGAGATTCTGCAAATACATGAAGGTTTGAATGAACCTTATTGTTATTCTAGAGATATTGATATGAGGAAGAAGttgatttaattttgaaaacaGAGAGAGAATAGAGTGGACAACGGTCAAATGTATCAGATATTATACACAAGATCTGAATATCCAAATCTCCAAACTACCCTTAAtactatttaaaaatattaattaattacaatgaCAGATGTCAAAATGAAGCTATGTCTTGCTTGTTTTAtgataatacttgttttattttaccccCTTCCTTATTAACTATGTGTGATATCTCTTTCAGAATTTTACTTTAGACCTACAATAGCTTCAGGATGAATCCCTGCCTAGGTTTCACACTGACTTTGTCATTTCAATTTCCATTTGCAAATCTGCCATCACTTTTTTTACAAATCGTACATCAGCTCATATATCATTTGGCACCATGTCATCGTATATCCACTACTCATCACAGTCATCTCATTTACAGTTCATGGATCACATACGGCTTTCTAACAAAGAGATTGAATTAATCAAAGACTCGGACAAATGGCAACCTTgccaataaaaaaaactcttaaatCAACAGTTAGTTTTGACTAATGAGTTTTTGATTCTGGAATAAAATAAGCACCGTAtatgttgtatacttgtattttaagttaaaaaaacaaaattaccaAGACCAAGTTTTTCAGCAAAAAGATGAGTTTGACTAAAACCAGTCAACAACAATGGACTAGTCAACCTAGAAGCTTTTCAATGGACATAAACCGGTCAAGGTTAAAATGCATGCAGACTAGGTAAAAGAATAATGACGGCAATACAAAGCAATGCTTTAAACTATAGAGTATGATAATGTTATGAACCAACAGTACTTCTAATTTCATCCAAGGCAagattgcaattttaaaatgtatgATACATAACGTTACTCAAGTTATAACCAAAGCATTACAACATTGATCATTTTGATACTGCATATCAAACAAAAATACAGATACATGACTAAACCTCAGATgagcaaaagttaaaagatttgTCTTCCAAAAAGTGTCTCCAATCAACAAAAGAAAGAACATACAGCGATTCTTGTCTGCAATTAATTCACATCTACAAGTTCAATATCGAAGACCAGCCATGAGTTGGGCGGTATGGCTGAACCAGCACCTTTAGTACCATACCTGTATGTACAAGAACATAAACATGCTTTTAACACTAGTACATAAAGAATATAGACGTGGAAACAGATTCAGTACAAAATGGATCATTTTTAGAGCAGGGGTTATGGGGAGTTAATGCactaaatatgattaaaaaagacGATAATAGTCATGataacatattaacatatatatctgAATGAGGCAATTTATAATGTATGTACACATCAAAGATAGACTCCGGCATTAAGATTATAGTAGAAGAATACCCCATGGACGGAGGAATTGTTAGTCTTCGTTTGTCTCCAACACGCATGCCTAGAACAAACAAAATCGACACATTATTAGCAGACTACAAGGTGACAGAACATGTAAAATAAACTACTAAGTAGAAAGACTACCTTTAACTCCAACATCCCATCCTGATATAACTTCTCCAACACCTAAATACACAAAAAATAAAGTTCAGTAGATAACATAATGtgaaaagatataaaaatgcCAGCTTATTACAGACTTACCAAGTCGAAACTTAAAAGGTGCCTTCCCAATATTTGAGTCAAATATTTTCCCATTCTTCTTAAGCTTTCCAATGTACCTCATACTAATCTGGTGAGAAAGGAATGTGTTTCATGTTAATCATAAAAGGGCGATGAAACTAGACTATAAAGGATTAAAGGCCTTTGGCAGTTATGTTTTATACGTTGATAAATATTATGGCTACACTAGATGATATGAGTTAGTGTTTCTGTGCAACTTCAAAGAATAAACAAAATGAGCTgataaaatgtaaaatttaaTACAGcttgtataatttttaaaactcaGTATAGTGACTTGAAGTCACAATTTGACAGTTACTTTTTATACGTAAAAAATATTATGGCTACACAGATGATATGAGTAAGTGTCTCTACACAATTTgaaagaataaagaaaatgatCTGATGATTTGTAACTTTAATACAGCTTGTATGATTCTTAAAACTCATTATAGTGACTTAAAgtcacaaaaattaaattatcaGTTTCCCAAACGCAATCCTTACACTTTGCATATGAGATTGAAATTTTACTCACCTTCTTCCCTAAATCTGCCCGCTTTCCATTTGGTTTACCTATATAAAGCTCCTCGACAACAAGCCCATTGGGATAAGTTCTAACTTGCAATGGTTTCGCTTCACTAGCAGATCCTTTTGCTCCTGGTGTATTCTCCTGCTGTTTGTTCTTTGCACTTGCCCTTTTTGAATATATTCAACAAGAAATTAGTGACTTACACATTTATTAGAAAATCCTAAACTTCTAAGAAACAGCTAACTTCTTTATGAAGTGAAGTGCTACCTACGTGTATTGGCATTTGGCAATATACTTTATGTATCTAATTGATGATTAAAAGATGAATAGAATATACTTACGTTTCAGCGATTTTCTTCGGCTTGGTTTCCTCCTTCCGAGTCACACTGTCGTTAACCTTACCACCTTCTACTGTATCTTttgctttcttctttttcttctttcctttCTTGACATCTGATTCGGGTGTTGGTGCTTCAACCTTTGCTGGTTGGCTGATATATCAAAGAACAACATAATTGTATTAGAGAACAAAATTATCAAACCCATGCTTTTCTTAATTACCAACATGTCGATGGTTGAAAACATGAAGGGCTATAACTGAAACGGTACATTTTTTAGTAGTGTGGAAACGGGCCTAGGCTAGGTGGGTAAAGTCAACCAGCAAATACTTTTTTCCAtctctttttaaaatataaattaaaacctAATGCGCAAATAAAGACTTTATAATCAATATAATTACAGTAATACTATTTAGAATATCGTAAGAACGAAGGAAAAACTTTGAACATCTCTCAGCCTATTTGACCCGTTCGGCTTAAGCTAACTTGTTTGACTCGAATTTATACGAGACAAAATAACATTGATATAAAACCTGGCGGAATCATCAACTTTAACAGAATCATCTCTCTTTCGCTTTGCTGACTTTTCAGAAACTTCTTTTGCAGTAGATTCTACTGATCTTTGTTTGCCACTTACAACACTGGCTTTGTCATTAGCAGCAGAAGATATTGGGAAGCCATCTTCATCTTCACTCTCCAGTACTGGAACACTGCCAGAACTTTTTAGGACAACTTGCTTCTGAGCACCGTCATCATTGGAGCATTGTTTGTTCTTCTTTGACTGTTGAGGAGCGGCTTTCTCCTCAGGCTTCTCATCATCGACAATTTCCTCAATTCTCACTGGCAgaaaacaaacaatatataaaaaattctcTGAAACATCAGCACTCAAATACAATAAAAAGAAGTGTGTAATTGATCAAGCATACCTCCACTGTTTGGTACAGTATCAATTTCATTATCAGTGAGATCATCCATGTCATCAAAAAATTCATCTCCAGAGTCAATCTCTACTCCCTCAGAGCTATCATCCTCGTCAGAATCACTTTGAACTCGTTAAAGAAAAGCACCCATACACTAAAGGTTACATCATTGCCtactatttaaaaatataacataattatcTAGCATATAAATGAAACGAAAAACCAGTTAATAGACAGGCACAAGTTTAAAAACgttattatatatgattaaattaaaatgtagCAGGATACGATTCATAGTCATCTCCATCAGAATCTGGCTTTTCTCCATAAAAAAACCCAGAAAGATGAACACTGTGAGGGCCCTCCACTGAGAATGTTACCTCTTCATATTCTTCAAACTCGATACTCAACGAGCACGTCTCCATTTTTCTTGGCAACAATGAGCATAAGTATACTGGCTTCTTATCACCAACATTACATACAACAACAGCCTTCTCTTTCGATGAACCACTACCTAGTGTTGCCTATATCAACATAGGAAAAATAAACCataaatttcaatttcaatcaccTTGCATATATGAGAAACAATACTTCACTATAATGTGACTAAAATTAGTAATGTGGCTAAAAGTTCATATATGAGCTTAGAGACCTGTGTTGATAACTtgtaacaaaacaaaacacacaatGCGACACTGTGTTTTGATGTATACAAGTTCAAGTTGAATTAAAAAACGTTTTAAGCACATTGAAAATTTTGCCATGCAAGCTATCTTAAAAGAATCGTTTTTTACTAATTTAGTGAATCCCCAGCTTCTTTTGCATTTACATATACTGTAAACAAAACTAATGTCAGTCGTCAAAAAGCATTATCAACATTTATTAACTGAAACACAAAAATCAGTACAATTTTCAACTTAACTACTAAAGTAGCCAACGCTTTTGGTTTCAACCAAAATTTAGCATAGCGCAAATTTAATCAACACTTAGACTAAGGCTGCAAACAAGTCGAGCTATTATTAAGCTACTTGAGCCCAACACTTTCCCTACTTAACACTAAACCAACAAAAGTAGGTCCAAATTGTTTAGTTCGAAACTTGGTTTTTACTCAAACCAGACTTTTATCGGCTTCGACATAACGTATCTGGTAACAGCTCAAGTTCCCTTAAGATTTCTGATCCTTAACTAATATACACATGTACAAGTACAACTCAAAACAACTATGTCCAGATATTTTAGTAACaaacttttgttttaatttatgtaAATAGAAACAAAACATCCTCAAAATTTGTTTCCACTTCAACAATAGCAATAATAAACACACAAATCAAAAATTACAAATTCACctaatttatacatttatttaacaaaa
The Erigeron canadensis isolate Cc75 chromosome 2, C_canadensis_v1, whole genome shotgun sequence DNA segment above includes these coding regions:
- the LOC122587333 gene encoding peptidyl-prolyl cis-trans isomerase FKBP53, which translates into the protein MAFWGIEIKPGKPYVHQYDDERGRLRLSQATLGSGSSKEKAVVVCNVGDKKPVYLCSLLPRKMETCSLSIEFEEYEEVTFSVEGPHSVHLSGFFYGEKPDSDGDDYESDSDEDDSSEGVEIDSGDEFFDDMDDLTDNEIDTVPNSGVRIEEIVDDEKPEEKAAPQQSKKNKQCSNDDGAQKQVVLKSSGSVPVLESEDEDGFPISSAANDKASVVSGKQRSVESTAKEVSEKSAKRKRDDSVKVDDSASQPAKVEAPTPESDVKKGKKKKKKAKDTVEGGKVNDSVTRKEETKPKKIAETASAKNKQQENTPGAKGSASEAKPLQVRTYPNGLVVEELYIGKPNGKRADLGKKISMRYIGKLKKNGKIFDSNIGKAPFKFRLGVGEVISGWDVGVKGMRVGDKRRLTIPPSMGYGTKGAGSAIPPNSWLVFDIELVDVN